In one Zobellia galactanivorans genomic region, the following are encoded:
- a CDS encoding glycoside hydrolase family 3 N-terminal domain-containing protein gives MKQYRSMDSFTSRYLPFTLLALVMFNMGFAQDKARPSDKKIEKLISKMSLEEKVHQLATQYPNANMRLGIPNLSANECLHGIKMDSATVFPQAIAMASTWDTELIERMGHTVAKESRAFGIHQCYTPMLAVVRDVRWGRTEESYGEDPYLVGKIGSSYIRGLQGMGAERFDENHIMATAKHFVADGEPMAGDNGAAHDISEYTLQNVHLYPFRMAIEEAEVGAIMPAHHLLNGIPCHANKHVMQTVLRDEWGWDGLVVSDNGDMRSLKRVFNYVPDYEHAAKKGLEAGIHQELALFQGWSDHRMFGDYLISAVNKKIVPVALVDDAVKHVLQAKFDLGLFDTDIKNDERFDVLKNPDNGEPDKVSQHDAEMFKKALYVGIPKKDWKKTVFDQSHNDLALEVAQKSIVLLKNEGDLLPLKKEKYKKISVVGPNGKAMRLGGYSPDNPKYYINIVEGIQNYLGSDREVAFEEGCDFTDSTANIPKAVALAESSDITIVAIGGSEETCRENEDRDDLSLPGPQQKLVEAIHATGKPYVVVLLNGRPLSIEWIAENSQAIVEGWYLGQETGKAIANILFGKVNPSGKLPITFPRNVGQVPLFYNKLETGRPRQIYNSDPEPLFPFGYGLSYTSFELGEPRLSNETIAANELTTVNIPITNTGTRSGETVVQLYVHDVLSERVRPQKELRNFKRVALKPGETKQISIKIGAQQLEYWNDGKWTIEPGQFDIMVGLDSKHLKKVALTVKN, from the coding sequence ATGAAACAATACAGATCAATGGATTCCTTTACATCACGTTATTTACCCTTTACCTTACTGGCTTTGGTCATGTTTAATATGGGTTTTGCCCAAGATAAAGCACGACCTTCCGACAAGAAGATAGAAAAGCTCATTTCTAAAATGAGCCTAGAGGAAAAAGTGCATCAATTGGCCACGCAATACCCCAATGCCAACATGCGATTGGGTATACCGAACCTGAGTGCCAACGAATGCCTGCACGGAATAAAAATGGATAGCGCAACGGTATTTCCACAAGCCATAGCCATGGCAAGTACATGGGATACTGAACTGATCGAAAGAATGGGACATACGGTGGCCAAGGAGTCAAGGGCCTTCGGCATCCATCAATGTTACACCCCTATGCTGGCCGTGGTACGCGATGTACGTTGGGGGCGAACCGAAGAAAGCTATGGCGAAGACCCGTATTTGGTGGGTAAAATCGGTTCATCGTACATCAGGGGATTGCAGGGCATGGGAGCGGAACGCTTTGATGAAAACCATATAATGGCTACGGCCAAGCACTTTGTGGCCGATGGGGAACCTATGGCCGGCGACAATGGTGCGGCGCACGATATATCGGAATACACGCTTCAAAATGTGCATTTATATCCATTTCGGATGGCCATTGAGGAAGCCGAGGTAGGCGCGATAATGCCGGCCCATCACCTTTTGAACGGTATACCTTGCCATGCGAACAAACACGTAATGCAGACCGTACTTCGCGATGAATGGGGATGGGACGGGCTTGTGGTCTCTGACAATGGGGATATGCGCTCCTTAAAACGGGTTTTTAATTATGTTCCCGATTACGAACATGCGGCCAAAAAAGGTTTGGAGGCTGGAATTCATCAAGAACTGGCCCTTTTTCAAGGCTGGAGCGACCATCGTATGTTTGGCGATTACCTGATATCGGCAGTAAATAAAAAGATAGTGCCCGTCGCTCTTGTAGACGATGCGGTAAAACATGTATTACAGGCTAAATTCGATCTAGGTCTTTTTGATACCGATATCAAAAACGACGAGCGTTTCGATGTCCTTAAAAACCCCGATAACGGTGAGCCGGACAAGGTTAGCCAGCACGATGCCGAAATGTTTAAAAAGGCCCTCTATGTAGGGATTCCTAAAAAGGATTGGAAGAAAACCGTTTTTGACCAAAGTCATAATGACCTGGCCCTTGAAGTGGCACAGAAGTCCATTGTACTCTTAAAAAATGAAGGGGATCTTCTTCCGCTCAAAAAGGAAAAGTATAAAAAGATAAGTGTTGTAGGGCCCAATGGAAAGGCCATGCGCTTGGGAGGCTATTCTCCCGACAATCCTAAATACTACATCAACATAGTAGAGGGAATACAAAACTACCTCGGTAGTGATAGGGAGGTCGCCTTTGAAGAGGGCTGCGATTTTACCGACTCTACGGCAAATATTCCGAAAGCGGTGGCATTGGCCGAATCTTCCGACATCACCATCGTTGCTATCGGCGGATCGGAAGAAACCTGCCGAGAGAATGAAGATCGTGATGACCTAAGCCTTCCCGGGCCACAACAAAAATTGGTAGAGGCCATTCACGCCACGGGCAAACCTTATGTAGTGGTACTGCTCAATGGTAGGCCTCTTTCCATTGAATGGATTGCCGAGAATTCTCAGGCCATTGTAGAAGGGTGGTATCTAGGGCAGGAAACAGGAAAAGCGATCGCCAATATATTGTTCGGAAAGGTAAACCCAAGTGGTAAACTACCAATAACCTTTCCTAGAAACGTAGGTCAGGTGCCCTTGTTTTACAATAAGCTGGAAACCGGACGCCCTAGACAGATATATAACTCCGATCCCGAACCCTTGTTTCCGTTCGGTTACGGGTTGAGCTATACTTCCTTTGAACTAGGTGAGCCCCGACTTTCAAATGAAACCATAGCCGCAAATGAACTGACAACGGTAAATATTCCTATAACCAATACCGGTACCCGTTCGGGGGAAACGGTGGTCCAACTGTATGTGCACGATGTTCTTTCCGAAAGGGTGCGCCCCCAAAAGGAACTGCGCAATTTTAAAAGAGTGGCCCTAAAACCGGGTGAGACAA
- a CDS encoding alpha-L-fucosidase, with protein MKYFSYSLLFLLFLNCRNEKSSSSSIEESTLAKPSAKQIAFADWEVGAFIHFGLNVFSGQEHGDGKVSPSEFDPSELDAEQWVLAAKALGAKYACLTVRHEGGFCLWPSKTTDYTIANSPYKGGKGDIAQEFVDACRKHDMKIGFYHTSSHDANAGLSWYDGYIGWADNRDSLMNIAFQRPGLKEKYKQVQMGQMRELLTNYGPIDFMWSDHWGAPGSEEIWNPITDLVAELQPNMVFMGPETWVPGNESGLVVYPMWNAVNTVDGTNYTRPSASSKDKNVENDYGLLETEVRTGHPEGKFWRVRECTTHWAFHEGGWFWHPEVTLPRSLSEHVDLYYRTVGLGANTIINLPPDNRGLIPDTIVSAAKKFGNEIKRRFSNPIAELKQIKTGETVELSWSKPQKINTVVLMENIANGQRAVKYSLEAFVNDSWVPLKPMNHFPIAKPPYNPNPGYETIGHKKIDRIETVETNKIRFKSLESVEGVPEIRKMQVFYNAPY; from the coding sequence ATGAAATATTTTTCCTATTCATTACTGTTTCTACTATTCCTAAACTGTAGAAATGAAAAATCGTCGTCCTCAAGTATAGAAGAGTCTACACTTGCAAAACCAAGTGCCAAACAAATTGCGTTTGCCGATTGGGAGGTGGGGGCTTTTATCCATTTTGGATTGAATGTATTTAGCGGGCAGGAACATGGAGATGGAAAAGTATCGCCCTCTGAGTTCGATCCTAGCGAATTAGATGCTGAACAATGGGTGTTGGCAGCCAAGGCGTTGGGGGCAAAATACGCTTGTCTCACCGTTAGGCACGAAGGCGGATTCTGCTTGTGGCCCTCAAAAACTACCGATTATACGATTGCCAACAGCCCTTACAAGGGAGGTAAGGGTGATATCGCCCAAGAATTTGTCGATGCATGTCGTAAACATGACATGAAAATTGGTTTTTATCACACCTCAAGTCACGATGCCAATGCCGGCCTTAGCTGGTACGATGGGTATATCGGTTGGGCGGATAATCGCGATTCTTTAATGAATATTGCCTTTCAAAGACCGGGTCTCAAAGAAAAATACAAGCAGGTTCAAATGGGCCAAATGCGGGAACTGCTCACTAATTATGGCCCCATAGATTTTATGTGGTCGGATCATTGGGGAGCCCCGGGTAGTGAAGAGATCTGGAATCCGATTACCGATTTGGTAGCCGAACTTCAACCCAATATGGTATTTATGGGCCCTGAAACATGGGTTCCGGGAAATGAATCGGGCCTTGTGGTCTACCCAATGTGGAACGCGGTAAATACAGTTGACGGAACAAATTATACCAGGCCTTCTGCTAGTTCAAAGGATAAGAATGTCGAGAATGATTATGGCCTTTTAGAAACCGAGGTAAGAACAGGGCATCCCGAGGGCAAATTTTGGAGGGTAAGGGAATGTACTACACATTGGGCCTTTCATGAAGGAGGTTGGTTTTGGCATCCTGAGGTCACTTTGCCAAGGTCTTTGTCGGAACATGTAGACCTTTATTATAGAACCGTTGGCCTCGGAGCTAACACGATTATCAACCTTCCTCCGGACAATCGCGGCTTAATTCCCGATACTATCGTTTCCGCGGCCAAAAAATTTGGGAATGAAATTAAAAGGAGGTTTTCCAATCCCATTGCGGAATTGAAGCAAATAAAAACAGGGGAAACGGTTGAACTAAGCTGGAGCAAACCGCAAAAAATAAATACGGTGGTATTAATGGAAAATATCGCCAATGGGCAGCGCGCGGTCAAATATTCTTTGGAAGCCTTTGTAAACGATTCCTGGGTTCCCCTAAAACCGATGAACCATTTTCCCATAGCCAAACCGCCGTACAATCCCAATCCCGGGTACGAAACCATTGGACATAAAAAAATCGATAGGATCGAAACGGTTGAAACCAATAAAATCAGGTTCAAAAGTCTGGAATCTGTAGAAGGTGTACCAGAAATACGAAAAATGCAGGTCTTCTATAATGCTCCTTATTAA
- a CDS encoding alpha-L-fucosidase — translation MKIKSALILLLPIVLSAVSATAQDSPSFELAKPSAKQIAFADWEVGAFIHFDLNTFTGQEHGDGQESPSQFNPTELDAEQWVLTAKSLGAKYACLTVRHEGGFCLWPSKTTDYTIANSPYKEGKGDIVREFVEACRKHDMVPAFYHTAAFDANATLKDYKGKLDLPLDWMTTWGKAMSSAHKNDPGLKERLKKIQVEQMRELLTEYGPIGFMWSDHWNAQDPNGVWRAVTDLAEELQPEMVFMGTDTWVPGNETGHVVYPMWNAVNTVDGTNYSRPAPTKNDITDKKNDYGLLETDVLTGHPLGKFWRVRECTTNSGFHYGGWFWHPDSVKATFPKKLWEHLDLYYRTVGLGANTIINLPPDDRGLIPEDFVTAAKVFGDEIKERFSNPIAQTNKIHKGDTLELSWAKPKVINTIVTMENIANGQKVAKYVLEAFVDKKWQELKPRNKLIGFKPYNSSPGYQTIGHKKIDRVEPVTTNRIRFRSLESIVHPVEIRQMSVFNCPPVVKNFDSKFPFLSGLESISESAHNGVKRDKNYIGENIVINGKAFQKGLMVCPVGKTSEGHIEFNISQYQDVKGITATIGIDDMVNHNGSVVFIVRTYQNGLWTDLYTSETLTGNDDGVDIDIDFPHPTSKVRLITTDGGDNANSDHAVWGNIQFKLEE, via the coding sequence ATGAAAATAAAATCAGCCCTTATATTGCTTTTACCTATTGTCTTGAGCGCCGTTAGCGCTACGGCACAAGACTCTCCTTCTTTTGAATTGGCAAAACCAAGTGCCAAACAAATTGCGTTTGCCGATTGGGAGGTGGGGGCTTTTATACATTTCGATTTAAACACTTTTACAGGTCAGGAACATGGTGACGGACAGGAATCACCATCACAATTCAACCCTACCGAATTAGATGCCGAGCAATGGGTGCTGACCGCAAAATCTTTAGGGGCAAAATATGCCTGTCTTACGGTCAGGCACGAAGGCGGATTCTGCTTGTGGCCCTCAAAAACTACCGATTATACGATTGCCAACAGCCCGTATAAAGAAGGTAAAGGTGATATTGTAAGAGAGTTTGTCGAAGCTTGTCGTAAACATGACATGGTGCCCGCATTTTATCATACCGCCGCCTTTGATGCCAATGCAACCCTCAAAGATTACAAAGGAAAACTTGACCTTCCGTTAGACTGGATGACCACTTGGGGGAAGGCCATGTCTTCTGCCCATAAAAACGATCCAGGTCTTAAAGAGCGGCTGAAAAAAATCCAGGTAGAACAGATGAGGGAGCTCCTTACCGAATATGGCCCGATTGGTTTTATGTGGTCTGACCACTGGAATGCACAAGATCCAAATGGAGTTTGGAGGGCGGTAACGGATTTGGCGGAAGAATTGCAACCGGAAATGGTATTTATGGGAACTGATACTTGGGTCCCTGGAAATGAAACAGGACATGTGGTATATCCTATGTGGAATGCGGTGAATACGGTTGATGGGACAAATTATTCAAGGCCGGCACCAACCAAAAACGATATTACGGATAAGAAAAATGATTATGGACTTTTGGAAACAGATGTCCTTACGGGACATCCGTTGGGGAAATTTTGGCGCGTCCGTGAATGCACTACGAATTCAGGGTTTCATTATGGGGGGTGGTTTTGGCACCCCGACTCGGTGAAGGCGACCTTCCCAAAAAAACTATGGGAACACTTAGACCTGTATTATAGAACCGTAGGGCTTGGAGCCAATACCATCATCAATTTACCTCCTGACGACCGTGGGCTTATACCGGAAGATTTTGTAACTGCTGCCAAGGTTTTCGGTGATGAAATCAAGGAGCGATTTTCAAATCCAATAGCCCAAACCAATAAAATCCATAAGGGCGACACATTGGAGTTGTCATGGGCAAAGCCTAAAGTTATTAATACCATAGTCACTATGGAAAACATAGCAAACGGACAAAAAGTGGCAAAGTATGTATTAGAGGCTTTTGTAGACAAAAAGTGGCAAGAACTAAAACCCAGAAACAAGCTAATCGGATTTAAACCCTATAACAGTAGTCCAGGGTATCAGACCATTGGCCACAAGAAAATAGATCGAGTAGAGCCGGTAACTACAAATAGAATACGGTTTAGAAGCTTGGAATCTATTGTGCACCCTGTTGAAATCAGACAGATGTCGGTTTTTAATTGCCCGCCGGTAGTAAAGAATTTTGACTCGAAGTTTCCCTTTTTAAGTGGACTGGAATCTATATCTGAATCTGCTCATAATGGCGTAAAAAGAGATAAAAATTATATCGGTGAAAATATAGTCATTAATGGCAAAGCATTTCAAAAAGGGCTGATGGTTTGTCCGGTCGGTAAAACCAGTGAAGGACATATCGAATTTAATATATCGCAGTACCAAGATGTTAAAGGTATAACGGCCACTATAGGTATAGACGATATGGTAAACCATAACGGCTCGGTCGTTTTTATTGTAAGAACGTATCAAAACGGTTTATGGACTGACCTATACACCAGTGAAACACTAACAGGGAATGATGACGGAGTCGATATTGATATTGATTTCCCGCACCCTACCAGTAAAGTTCGCCTTATTACAACCGACGGGGGAGATAATGCCAATTCTGACCATGCCGTTTGGGGCAATATTCAATTTAAACTAGAGGAATAA
- a CDS encoding glycoside hydrolase family 3 N-terminal domain-containing protein yields MRIGALIIGILLFSFPKELHSQSKQKIYHKNWVDFNKNGKKDVYEDPTRPVDLRIEDLLSQMTLEEKSCQMATLYGFGRVLKDELPTPDWKNQIWKDGIGNIDEQLNNLAYHPSAVTDKAWPPSNHIKALNTIQEFFVEDTRLGIPVDFTNEGIRGLCHEKATSFPSQLGVGATWNKNLVGKIGHITGKEARLLGYTNVYSPILDIARDPRWGRVVECYGEDPYLVGELGYQMVKGIQQEKVVSTPKHFAIYSAPKGGRDGDARTDAHITERELFSLYLHPFKRAIKDAGAMGVMSSYNDYNGVPVSSSKYFLNDILREDWGFKGYVVSDSRAVEFIADKHHVAKDRKDAVRQAVLAGLNVRTDFTMPEDFILPVRELVKEGGLDMATIDDRVRDILRVKFWQGLFDAPYGKQMKEADKTVGKPEYQEVAYQASLESIVLLKNEENILPLDFSKYKSVLVTGPNAKAINHSVSRYGPSHIDVVSVFDGIKEKFPKDVEIKYTKGCVFFDENWPDSELMNTPPTEAEQSEIDKAVAMAKTVGLAIVVLGDDEETVGESRSRTSLDLPGNQQKLVEEIYKTGTPVIVVLINGRPMTINWVDKYVPGIVEGWFQGKFGGSAIADVLVGSYNPGGKLPVSFPKTVGQLPMNFPSKPGAQADQPAKGPNGSGKTRVGGFLYPFGYGLSYTTFEYTNLKIRSNIKNGLGDVVVSVDITNSGKRKGDEIVQLYFSDETSSVTVYEKQLRGFERISLEAGETKTVNFTLSPEDLSLYNRQMEFVLEPGSFTIMIGSSAEDIHVSGNLKI; encoded by the coding sequence ATGAGGATAGGTGCACTGATAATTGGGATTCTACTGTTTTCTTTTCCAAAGGAATTACATTCGCAAAGCAAGCAAAAGATATATCACAAAAACTGGGTCGATTTTAATAAGAACGGCAAAAAGGATGTTTATGAAGATCCCACACGGCCAGTAGACCTTCGTATTGAAGACTTGCTCTCACAAATGACCTTAGAGGAAAAAAGTTGCCAAATGGCCACCCTCTATGGCTTTGGTAGGGTATTGAAAGATGAATTGCCGACCCCCGATTGGAAAAATCAGATATGGAAAGACGGTATCGGCAATATAGACGAGCAACTCAATAATCTAGCTTACCACCCTTCGGCCGTGACCGATAAGGCTTGGCCTCCCTCGAATCATATCAAAGCCTTGAACACCATTCAGGAATTCTTTGTAGAAGACACCCGTTTGGGTATTCCGGTTGATTTCACCAATGAAGGCATACGGGGGCTGTGCCATGAAAAGGCCACTAGTTTTCCCTCACAACTCGGGGTAGGGGCTACATGGAACAAAAATTTGGTCGGTAAAATAGGACATATTACCGGAAAAGAAGCCCGGCTATTGGGCTATACCAATGTGTATTCTCCCATACTCGATATTGCGCGCGACCCACGCTGGGGCAGGGTCGTGGAGTGCTACGGGGAAGACCCCTACCTGGTAGGCGAACTCGGTTATCAAATGGTAAAGGGAATACAGCAAGAGAAAGTGGTTTCCACTCCCAAACACTTTGCCATATACAGTGCACCAAAAGGAGGTCGTGACGGCGATGCCCGAACCGATGCCCATATTACCGAGCGCGAATTATTTTCTCTTTATTTACATCCCTTTAAACGTGCTATCAAAGATGCCGGCGCCATGGGGGTGATGAGTTCTTATAACGATTACAATGGGGTGCCGGTGAGCTCCTCCAAATATTTTTTGAACGATATTCTACGTGAAGATTGGGGCTTTAAAGGCTATGTGGTATCCGATAGCCGTGCGGTCGAATTTATTGCCGATAAACACCATGTGGCCAAAGACCGCAAGGATGCGGTTCGACAGGCTGTTCTCGCAGGTTTGAATGTAAGAACCGATTTTACCATGCCCGAAGACTTTATTCTTCCGGTTCGGGAGTTGGTCAAGGAAGGAGGGCTTGACATGGCCACCATTGACGACCGCGTACGCGATATTCTAAGGGTGAAATTCTGGCAAGGACTTTTTGATGCTCCTTATGGGAAGCAAATGAAAGAGGCGGATAAGACCGTCGGGAAGCCTGAGTACCAAGAAGTGGCATACCAAGCTTCCTTGGAAAGCATTGTCTTGCTCAAAAACGAAGAAAACATTCTCCCTCTCGACTTTTCAAAATATAAATCGGTGTTGGTTACGGGCCCCAATGCCAAGGCCATCAATCACTCGGTAAGTAGATACGGTCCATCTCACATTGATGTGGTTTCGGTTTTTGACGGAATAAAGGAAAAATTCCCTAAAGACGTAGAGATAAAGTACACCAAGGGCTGTGTTTTTTTTGATGAAAATTGGCCCGATAGCGAATTGATGAACACCCCGCCAACGGAAGCGGAACAAAGTGAAATCGACAAGGCTGTGGCGATGGCGAAAACGGTAGGCTTGGCCATAGTGGTTTTGGGCGATGACGAAGAAACCGTAGGGGAATCGCGATCTAGAACCTCCTTAGACCTTCCGGGAAACCAACAAAAACTGGTCGAGGAAATCTACAAAACGGGTACCCCGGTAATCGTGGTGCTGATCAACGGTCGGCCGATGACCATTAATTGGGTCGATAAATATGTGCCGGGCATTGTCGAGGGCTGGTTTCAAGGAAAATTTGGCGGATCTGCCATCGCCGATGTATTGGTGGGCAGTTACAATCCGGGCGGAAAGCTTCCGGTATCCTTCCCTAAAACGGTAGGGCAATTACCGATGAACTTTCCTTCGAAACCGGGCGCCCAAGCCGATCAGCCCGCTAAAGGACCCAACGGCTCGGGAAAAACACGGGTAGGAGGCTTTCTTTATCCTTTTGGTTACGGTCTGAGTTACACCACTTTTGAGTATACGAACCTGAAAATCCGATCGAATATCAAAAACGGTTTGGGGGATGTAGTGGTTTCCGTGGATATTACTAATTCAGGGAAGCGAAAGGGCGATGAAATCGTTCAGCTTTATTTTTCGGATGAAACCTCCAGTGTAACGGTCTATGAAAAACAGCTTCGGGGCTTCGAGCGAATTTCCTTGGAAGCAGGGGAGACCAAGACGGTAAATTTTACACTGTCACCAGAAGATCTGTCTCTTTATAATAGGCAAATGGAATTTGTGCTCGAACCAGGAAGTTTCACGATCATGATAGGAAGCTCTGCAGAAGATATTCATGTCAGTGGAAACTTGAAAATATAA